Proteins encoded in a region of the Streptomyces sp. NBC_00513 genome:
- the mfd gene encoding transcription-repair coupling factor — MSLYGLLDAVTRDPALTEAVAAAGDGNRMHVDLVGPAAARPFAIAALARRTERTVLAVTATGREAEDLAATLRSLLPPDEVAEYPSWETLPHERLSPRSDTVGRRLAVLRRLTHPSKDDPATGPVSVVVAPIRSVLQPQVKGLGELVPVSLRQGQSVDLGEVVQALAAAAYARVELVEKRGEFAVRGGILDVFPPTEEHPLRVEFWGDDVEEIRYFKVADQRSLEIADHGLWAPPCRELLLTDEVRERAAALAQEHPELGELLNKIAEGIAVEGMESLAPVLVDDMELLIDVLPAGSMAVVCDPERVRTRAADLVATSQEFLMASWAATAGGGQAPIDVGAASLRGIADVREHARALDMMWWSVSPFAADDSADGADTLKLGMHAPEAYRGDTARALADTKGWIADGWHTVYLTEGHGPAARTVEVLGGEGIAARLEADLAVLEPGIVHVTCGSLDNGFVDPALRLAVLTETDLTGQRTASKDLGRMPTRRRKSVDPLTLEVGDYIVHEQHGVGRYIEMVQRTVQGATREYLLVEYAPAKRGQPGDRLYIPTDQLEQVTKYVGGEAPTLHRLGGADWTKTKARAKKAVKEIAADLIRLYSARMAAPGHTFGPDTPWQRELEDAFPYAETPDQLTTIAEVKEDMEKSVPMDRLICGDVGYGKTEIAVRAAFKAVQDGKQVAVLVPTTLLVQQHFGTFSERYSQFPVKVKALSRFQNETESKATLEGLREGSVDIVIGTHRLFSQETKFKDLGLVIVDEEQRFGVEHKEQLKKLRANVDVLTMSATPIPRTLEMAVTGIREMSTITTPPEERHPVLTFVGPYEEKQIGAAVRRELLREGQCFYIHNRVESIDRAAAKLREIVPEARIATAHGQMSEQALEQVVVDFWEKKFDVLVSTTIVESGIDISNANTLIVERGDNFGLSQLHQLRGRVGRGRERGYAYFLYPPEKPLTETAHERLATIAQHTEMGAGMYVAMKDLEIRGAGNLLGGEQSGHIAGVGFDLYIRMVGEAVADYRAAIEGGPEEEPPLEVKIELPVDAHVPHDYAPGERLRLQAYRSIASANSEADVKAVREELTDRYGKLPEPVENLLLVAGLRMLARACGVGDITLQGPNIRFGPVELRESQELRLKRLYPGAVLKPAASQVLIPRPKTAKVGGKPLVGRELLGWTGEFLTTILGS, encoded by the coding sequence ATGAGCCTGTACGGACTGCTCGACGCCGTCACCCGGGACCCCGCCCTCACCGAGGCGGTCGCGGCGGCCGGGGACGGCAACCGGATGCACGTGGACCTGGTCGGCCCGGCCGCCGCACGGCCCTTCGCCATCGCCGCGCTGGCCCGGCGGACCGAACGGACCGTGCTGGCGGTGACCGCCACCGGGCGGGAGGCCGAGGACCTGGCCGCCACGCTGCGGTCCCTGCTGCCGCCGGACGAGGTGGCCGAGTACCCCTCCTGGGAGACGCTGCCCCACGAGCGGCTCTCCCCCCGCAGCGACACCGTGGGCCGCCGGCTCGCGGTGCTGCGCCGACTGACGCACCCGAGCAAGGACGACCCGGCCACCGGCCCCGTCTCCGTGGTGGTCGCGCCGATCCGCTCCGTGCTCCAGCCGCAGGTCAAGGGGCTGGGCGAACTGGTCCCGGTCAGCCTTCGGCAGGGGCAGTCCGTCGATCTGGGTGAGGTCGTCCAGGCACTGGCCGCGGCCGCGTACGCACGGGTCGAGCTGGTCGAGAAGCGCGGCGAGTTCGCCGTGCGCGGCGGCATCCTCGACGTGTTCCCGCCCACCGAGGAACACCCGCTGCGCGTGGAGTTCTGGGGCGACGACGTCGAGGAGATCCGCTACTTCAAGGTCGCGGACCAGCGGTCCCTGGAGATCGCCGATCACGGGCTGTGGGCCCCGCCCTGCCGTGAACTGCTGCTGACCGACGAGGTGCGGGAGCGGGCCGCCGCGCTCGCACAGGAGCACCCGGAGCTCGGGGAACTGCTGAACAAGATCGCCGAGGGGATCGCGGTCGAGGGCATGGAGTCCCTCGCGCCCGTCCTGGTCGACGACATGGAACTGCTGATCGACGTCCTGCCGGCCGGGTCGATGGCCGTCGTGTGCGACCCGGAGCGGGTACGGACCCGGGCCGCCGACCTCGTCGCCACCAGCCAGGAGTTCCTGATGGCCTCCTGGGCGGCCACCGCCGGCGGCGGACAGGCCCCGATCGACGTCGGCGCGGCATCCCTGCGCGGCATCGCCGACGTCCGCGAGCACGCCCGCGCACTCGACATGATGTGGTGGTCGGTCTCCCCGTTCGCCGCCGACGACAGCGCCGACGGGGCCGACACCCTCAAGCTCGGGATGCACGCCCCGGAGGCCTACCGGGGCGACACCGCCCGCGCGCTCGCCGACACCAAGGGGTGGATCGCCGACGGCTGGCACACCGTGTACCTCACCGAGGGGCACGGCCCGGCCGCCCGCACCGTCGAGGTGCTCGGCGGCGAGGGCATCGCGGCCCGCCTTGAGGCGGACCTCGCGGTCCTGGAGCCGGGCATCGTGCACGTGACGTGCGGCTCCCTCGACAACGGCTTCGTCGACCCGGCGCTGAGGTTGGCCGTGCTCACCGAGACCGACCTGACCGGGCAGCGCACCGCCAGCAAGGACCTGGGGCGGATGCCGACCCGGCGCCGCAAGTCCGTCGACCCCCTGACCCTGGAGGTCGGGGACTACATCGTGCACGAGCAGCACGGCGTGGGTCGCTACATCGAGATGGTCCAGCGGACGGTGCAGGGCGCCACGCGCGAGTACCTGCTCGTCGAGTACGCGCCCGCCAAGCGCGGCCAGCCCGGCGACCGGCTGTACATCCCCACCGACCAGCTGGAACAGGTCACCAAGTACGTCGGTGGCGAGGCCCCGACCCTGCACCGGCTCGGTGGCGCCGACTGGACCAAGACCAAGGCGCGCGCGAAGAAGGCGGTCAAGGAGATCGCCGCCGACCTGATCAGGCTCTACAGCGCGCGGATGGCGGCCCCCGGCCACACCTTCGGCCCGGACACCCCCTGGCAGCGGGAGCTGGAGGACGCCTTCCCGTACGCGGAGACGCCCGACCAGCTCACCACCATCGCCGAGGTCAAGGAGGACATGGAGAAGTCCGTCCCCATGGACCGGCTGATCTGCGGCGACGTCGGCTACGGCAAGACCGAGATCGCCGTGCGGGCGGCCTTCAAGGCGGTTCAGGACGGCAAGCAGGTCGCCGTCCTCGTGCCCACCACGCTGCTGGTGCAGCAGCACTTCGGGACCTTCTCCGAGCGCTACAGCCAGTTCCCGGTCAAGGTGAAGGCGCTCTCCCGCTTCCAGAACGAGACCGAGTCGAAGGCCACCCTGGAGGGGCTGCGCGAGGGCTCGGTGGACATCGTCATCGGCACGCACCGACTGTTCTCGCAGGAGACGAAGTTCAAGGACCTGGGCCTGGTCATCGTCGACGAGGAGCAGCGGTTCGGCGTCGAGCACAAGGAGCAGTTGAAGAAGCTCCGCGCCAACGTGGACGTGCTGACCATGTCCGCGACCCCGATCCCGCGCACCCTGGAGATGGCGGTGACCGGCATCCGCGAGATGTCGACGATCACCACCCCGCCGGAGGAGCGGCACCCGGTGCTCACCTTCGTCGGCCCGTACGAGGAGAAGCAGATCGGCGCGGCCGTCCGCCGCGAGCTGCTGCGCGAGGGGCAGTGCTTCTACATCCACAACCGGGTCGAGTCCATCGACCGGGCCGCCGCGAAGCTGCGCGAGATCGTGCCCGAGGCGCGGATCGCGACGGCGCACGGGCAGATGTCGGAACAGGCCCTGGAACAGGTCGTGGTGGACTTCTGGGAGAAGAAGTTCGACGTCCTCGTCTCGACCACGATCGTCGAGTCGGGCATCGACATCTCCAACGCCAACACCCTGATCGTGGAGCGCGGAGACAACTTCGGTCTCTCCCAACTCCACCAGCTGCGCGGTCGCGTGGGCCGCGGCCGTGAGCGTGGGTACGCGTACTTCCTGTACCCGCCGGAGAAGCCGCTGACGGAGACGGCGCACGAGCGGCTCGCGACGATCGCCCAGCACACCGAGATGGGCGCCGGCATGTACGTGGCCATGAAGGACCTGGAGATCCGCGGCGCGGGCAATCTGCTGGGCGGTGAGCAGTCGGGCCACATCGCGGGCGTCGGCTTCGACCTGTACATCCGCATGGTCGGCGAGGCCGTGGCCGACTACCGGGCGGCCATCGAGGGCGGTCCGGAGGAGGAGCCGCCGCTGGAGGTCAAGATCGAGCTGCCGGTCGACGCGCACGTCCCGCACGACTACGCGCCCGGTGAGCGGCTGCGCCTCCAGGCCTACCGGTCGATCGCCTCGGCGAACTCCGAGGCCGACGTCAAGGCGGTGCGGGAGGAACTCACCGACCGCTACGGCAAGCTGCCCGAGCCGGTGGAGAACCTGCTGCTGGTGGCCGGGCTGCGGATGCTCGCCCGTGCCTGCGGGGTCGGCGACATCACCCTCCAGGGCCCCAACATCCGCTTCGGTCCGGTGGAGTTGAGGGAGTCGCAGGAGCTGCGGCTCAAGCGGCTCTACCCGGGGGCGGTGCTCAAGCCGGCCGCCTCGCAGGTGCTGATTCCCCGGCCGAAGACGGCGAAGGTCGGCGGGAAGCCGTTGGTCGGGCGGGAACTGCTCGGCTGGACCGGCGAGTTCCTCACCACGATCCTCGGCTCGTGA
- a CDS encoding ABATE domain-containing protein has protein sequence MTVNFPLIGEHLALDLLNTRPADGDLIAEPDGLAGWLAEEAERLGPVAGGVGEAEVVAVVAVREAARAALAAVRGGERPPVDALRVLNAALAGAPAHRELDWTAGSGLTADRVRPTVDPAARLAAELAEAVTELLTGPRVGEVRECEGAECVLLFLPAHPRRRWCVAGACGNRARVARYYARRRA, from the coding sequence GTGACTGTGAACTTTCCGCTCATCGGCGAGCACCTCGCGCTCGACCTGCTGAACACCCGCCCCGCCGACGGGGACCTCATCGCCGAACCCGACGGCCTGGCCGGGTGGTTGGCCGAGGAGGCCGAGCGGCTGGGGCCGGTCGCCGGCGGGGTCGGGGAGGCCGAGGTGGTCGCGGTGGTCGCGGTACGGGAGGCGGCGCGGGCCGCGTTGGCCGCCGTACGGGGCGGTGAGCGCCCGCCGGTCGACGCGCTGCGCGTGCTGAACGCGGCCCTGGCGGGCGCCCCCGCCCACCGGGAGCTGGACTGGACCGCCGGATCGGGGCTGACGGCCGATCGTGTGCGCCCGACCGTCGACCCGGCGGCGCGCCTCGCCGCGGAACTCGCCGAGGCGGTGACGGAACTGCTCACCGGGCCGCGGGTGGGGGAGGTGCGGGAGTGCGAGGGGGCGGAGTGCGTGCTGCTGTTCCTCCCGGCGCACCCGCGGCGGCGGTGGTGCGTGGCGGGCGCGTGCGGCAACCGGGCCCGGGTGGCCCGCTACTACGCGCGGCGCCGGGCCTGA
- a CDS encoding MFS transporter, producing MGKKAEPPLGEEPSGPADAVVPPAGPSGGIVSATEDPAAGAPAPGRPKTVVVVSLMLTMSLVALDAAVVSTAVPQIVGDLGGFAVFSWIFAGYVLATTVSLPVYGKLSDTHGRKPVLIFGTALFLVGSVLCALAWNMPALIAFRIIQGLGGGALQGTVQTLAADLYPGRERPRIQARMSAVWAVSALAGPAVGGLIATYADWRWIFLVNVPPAALALWFIARHLVEPVRPPGRRGPVDWAGALGVFACGGVLLYALVRGGVAWPWLSAPSLGLFGASAVLAAVVVRVERRAAEPILPGWVWRRRTIAAVNLAMGALGLLIVAPQVFLPIYAQSVLGLGAVGAGLLTSAMTLTWPLSAALSQHVYRRVGFRDSAVLGVGIAAVALFGFTLLPYPGSVWQPALVMLLLGGALGLFQLPLIVGVQSTVGWAERGTTTASVLFSRQVGQSVGAALTGAVANATMAARLADAPVSGLPDHLDDVSKALDRPGQLPPAAADYLREAVDAAVDHVFLGATAAAVAALVVLLLVAPRKFPVLPEQR from the coding sequence ATGGGGAAGAAAGCGGAACCGCCCCTCGGGGAGGAGCCTTCGGGGCCGGCCGACGCGGTCGTCCCACCGGCCGGACCGTCCGGGGGAATCGTTTCCGCCACAGAGGACCCCGCGGCCGGCGCCCCCGCACCGGGGCGCCCGAAGACCGTGGTCGTCGTCTCGCTGATGCTGACCATGAGCCTCGTCGCCCTCGACGCGGCCGTCGTCTCCACGGCCGTCCCCCAGATCGTCGGCGACCTCGGTGGCTTCGCCGTGTTCTCGTGGATCTTCGCTGGGTACGTCCTCGCCACCACCGTCTCGCTCCCCGTCTACGGCAAGCTGTCCGACACCCACGGGCGCAAGCCCGTGCTGATCTTCGGGACGGCCCTGTTCCTCGTCGGCTCCGTGCTCTGCGCGCTCGCCTGGAACATGCCGGCCCTCATCGCCTTCCGGATCATCCAGGGCCTGGGCGGCGGCGCCCTCCAGGGCACGGTCCAGACCCTCGCCGCCGACCTCTATCCGGGCCGGGAACGCCCCCGCATCCAGGCCCGGATGTCCGCGGTGTGGGCCGTGTCCGCGCTGGCCGGCCCGGCCGTCGGCGGCCTGATCGCCACGTACGCCGACTGGCGGTGGATCTTCCTGGTCAACGTGCCGCCCGCCGCCCTGGCCCTGTGGTTCATCGCCCGCCACCTCGTCGAACCCGTACGGCCGCCGGGCCGCCGGGGGCCCGTCGACTGGGCGGGCGCCCTCGGGGTCTTCGCCTGCGGCGGAGTGCTGCTCTACGCCCTGGTGCGGGGCGGCGTCGCCTGGCCCTGGCTGTCGGCGCCCTCCCTGGGGCTGTTCGGCGCGAGCGCGGTCCTGGCCGCGGTGGTGGTCCGGGTGGAGCGCCGGGCCGCGGAACCGATCCTGCCCGGCTGGGTCTGGCGCCGCCGCACCATCGCCGCCGTCAACCTCGCCATGGGCGCCCTCGGCCTGCTGATCGTCGCCCCGCAGGTGTTCCTGCCGATCTACGCCCAGAGCGTGCTGGGCCTCGGAGCCGTCGGCGCCGGGCTGCTCACCTCGGCGATGACCCTGACCTGGCCCCTCAGCGCCGCCCTGTCCCAACACGTCTACCGGCGCGTCGGCTTCCGCGACAGCGCCGTCCTCGGGGTGGGGATCGCCGCCGTGGCCCTGTTCGGCTTCACGCTGCTCCCGTACCCGGGCTCGGTGTGGCAGCCCGCACTGGTCATGCTGCTGCTCGGCGGCGCCCTCGGCCTGTTCCAACTCCCGCTGATCGTCGGGGTGCAGTCCACCGTCGGCTGGGCGGAACGGGGCACCACGACGGCCTCCGTGCTGTTCTCCCGGCAGGTCGGCCAGAGCGTGGGAGCGGCCCTGACGGGAGCCGTCGCCAACGCCACCATGGCCGCCCGGCTCGCGGACGCCCCCGTGTCGGGACTGCCGGACCACCTGGACGACGTGTCGAAGGCCCTCGACCGACCGGGACAGCTTCCGCCGGCCGCCGCCGACTACCTGCGGGAGGCCGTGGACGCCGCGGTGGACCACGTCTTCCTCGGCGCGACGGCCGCGGCGGTGGCGGCGCTGGTGGTGCTGCTCCTGGTCGCGCCGCGGAAGTTCCCGGTCCTGCCCGAGCAGCGGTAG
- a CDS encoding ABC transporter ATP-binding protein, translating to MTETRHGGTGGHEAVAARARKVVKAYGSGETRVVALDAVDVDIRRGQFTAIMGPSGSGKSTLMHCLAGLDTVTSGEIFLDDTEITGLKDKKLTQLRRDRIGFIFQAFNLLPTLNALENITLPMDIAGRKPDAEWLNRVVETVGLAGRLKHRPTELSGGQQQRVAVARALAARPQIIFGDEPTGNLDSRAGAEVLGFLRQSVDELGQTIVMVTHDPVAASYADRVIFLADGRIVDEMIDPTAEQVLDRMKDFDARGRTS from the coding sequence ATGACCGAAACCAGGCACGGGGGTACTGGAGGGCATGAAGCCGTCGCGGCCCGGGCACGCAAGGTCGTCAAGGCCTACGGCTCGGGAGAGACCCGCGTCGTCGCCCTCGACGCGGTGGACGTGGACATCCGGCGCGGTCAGTTCACCGCGATCATGGGCCCCTCCGGCTCCGGCAAGTCCACGCTGATGCACTGCCTCGCGGGCCTGGACACGGTGACGAGCGGTGAGATCTTCCTCGACGACACCGAGATCACCGGCCTGAAGGACAAGAAGCTCACCCAGCTCCGCCGGGACCGGATCGGCTTCATCTTCCAGGCGTTCAACCTGCTGCCGACGCTCAACGCCCTGGAGAACATCACGCTCCCCATGGACATCGCGGGCCGCAAGCCGGACGCGGAGTGGCTGAACCGGGTCGTCGAGACGGTGGGCCTCGCGGGTCGCCTCAAGCACCGCCCCACCGAACTCTCCGGCGGCCAGCAGCAGCGCGTGGCGGTCGCCCGCGCCCTCGCCGCCCGCCCCCAGATCATCTTCGGCGACGAGCCGACCGGAAACCTGGACTCCCGGGCCGGCGCCGAGGTCCTCGGCTTCCTCCGCCAGTCGGTGGACGAACTGGGCCAGACCATCGTCATGGTCACCCACGACCCGGTCGCCGCCTCCTACGCGGACCGCGTCATCTTCCTCGCCGACGGCCGGATCGTCGACGAGATGATCGACCCGACCGCCGAGCAGGTCCTCGACCGGATGAAGGACTTCGACGCACGCGGGCGGACCTCGTGA
- a CDS encoding Rv0909 family putative TA system antitoxin — protein MGIFDRFKDQAKTKGKDISDNLEDEANEKTGGKYASQVDRAQQEAEKRLGVDDDPTK, from the coding sequence ATGGGGATCTTCGACAGGTTCAAGGACCAGGCCAAGACCAAGGGCAAGGACATCTCGGACAACCTCGAGGATGAGGCCAACGAGAAGACCGGCGGGAAGTACGCCTCCCAGGTCGACCGGGCCCAGCAGGAGGCGGAGAAGCGCCTCGGCGTCGACGACGACCCGACGAAGTAG
- a CDS encoding ABC transporter permease has translation MTVMKTARRNFVAHKGRMALSAIAVLLSVAFVCGTLVFTDTMNTTFDKLFAVTNSDVTVSPKSAGDDQENPGSGKPRTLNGSVVDRVEKAQGVKSAEGGVLSMSVTVVNTKNENLGSTTGAPTIAGNWSDNELKSMKITSGKAPRGPTELMIDADTAEKHHLGLGDEVRTIAVTGDNRAKISGIAAFTVTNPGATIVYFDTATAQTFLLGSAGAFTHVNVTAKDGVSDEQLKQNVAAAVGADTYKLQTAKEAADANRKDVGSFLDVMKYVMLGFAGIAFLVGIFLIFNTFSMLVAQRTREIGLMRAIGADRRQINRSVLVEAFLLGVVGSVLGVAAGVGLAVGLMKLMGQMGMDLSTDDLTVAWTTPVLGLVLGVAVTVVAAYIPGRRAGKVSPMAALRDAGTPGDKKAGRIRAALGLVLTGLGGASLYLAGAAEEAAPGSLWLGLGVVLTLIGFIVIGPLLAGVVVRALSAPVLRPFGSVGRLAERNALRNPRRTGATAAALMIGLALVACLSVVGSSMVASATDELDKSVGADYIVNSMTGQPVMPQAEQAMRANKNLDHVTAYREVPAKITAPDGSTVTEGLGATDPSYAKDIRRKMRAGEHADAYGPNAMAVGSLYADEHGIKLGDTLTVAFTGGKTVKLKVAAITGDEGNIDKGMKYVSTAVAEANVPAERMPRPFMLLASAKAGQGDTAYAEVKAGLAEYPQYKVLNQADYKQALKDQVGQLLNMVYGLLALAIIVAVLGVVNTLALSVVERTREIGLMRAIGLSRRQLRRMIRLESVVIALFGALLGLGLGMGWGATAQQLLALQGLKVLEIPWPTILGVFAASALVGLFAALVPAFRAGRMNVLNAIATD, from the coding sequence GTGACCGTCATGAAGACCGCGCGACGCAACTTCGTCGCGCACAAGGGAAGAATGGCGCTCTCCGCCATCGCCGTCCTGCTGTCCGTGGCCTTCGTCTGCGGCACGCTGGTGTTCACGGACACCATGAACACCACCTTCGACAAGCTGTTCGCGGTCACCAACTCCGATGTCACGGTCAGCCCCAAGAGCGCCGGCGACGACCAGGAGAACCCGGGCAGCGGCAAGCCGCGGACGCTGAACGGCTCGGTCGTCGACCGGGTCGAGAAGGCCCAGGGCGTGAAGTCCGCCGAGGGCGGCGTCCTGTCGATGTCCGTCACCGTCGTCAACACCAAGAACGAGAACCTGGGTTCGACCACCGGCGCCCCGACCATCGCGGGCAACTGGAGCGACAACGAACTCAAGTCGATGAAGATCACCTCCGGCAAGGCCCCGCGCGGGCCGACCGAGTTGATGATCGACGCCGACACCGCCGAGAAGCATCACCTGGGGCTCGGCGACGAGGTCCGCACCATCGCCGTCACCGGCGACAACCGGGCGAAGATCAGCGGCATCGCCGCCTTCACCGTCACCAACCCGGGCGCGACCATCGTGTACTTCGACACGGCCACCGCCCAGACGTTCCTGCTCGGCTCCGCCGGCGCCTTCACCCACGTCAACGTCACCGCCAAGGACGGGGTGAGCGACGAGCAGCTGAAGCAGAACGTCGCCGCCGCCGTCGGCGCCGACACGTACAAGCTCCAGACCGCCAAGGAAGCCGCGGACGCCAACCGCAAGGACGTCGGTTCCTTCCTCGACGTCATGAAGTACGTGATGCTCGGCTTCGCCGGGATCGCCTTCCTCGTCGGCATCTTCCTCATCTTCAACACCTTCTCCATGCTGGTCGCCCAGCGCACCCGGGAGATCGGCCTGATGCGCGCCATCGGCGCCGACCGCAGGCAGATCAACCGGTCCGTCCTCGTCGAGGCCTTCCTGCTCGGCGTCGTCGGCTCCGTCCTCGGCGTCGCCGCCGGGGTGGGCCTGGCCGTCGGCCTCATGAAGCTCATGGGCCAGATGGGCATGGACCTGTCCACCGACGACCTGACGGTCGCCTGGACCACCCCGGTCCTCGGCCTGGTCCTCGGCGTCGCCGTCACCGTCGTCGCCGCCTACATCCCCGGCCGCCGCGCCGGCAAGGTCTCCCCGATGGCCGCCCTGCGCGACGCGGGCACCCCGGGCGACAAGAAGGCCGGCCGGATCCGGGCCGCCCTCGGCCTGGTCCTCACCGGGCTCGGCGGCGCGTCCCTCTACCTCGCCGGCGCCGCCGAGGAAGCGGCCCCGGGCTCCCTGTGGCTGGGCCTGGGCGTGGTCCTCACGCTCATCGGCTTCATCGTGATCGGCCCGCTCCTCGCGGGTGTCGTGGTCAGGGCGCTGTCCGCCCCGGTGCTGCGGCCCTTCGGATCGGTCGGCCGGCTCGCCGAGCGCAACGCGCTGCGCAACCCGCGCCGCACCGGCGCCACCGCCGCCGCGCTGATGATCGGCCTGGCGCTGGTCGCCTGCCTGTCGGTGGTCGGATCCTCGATGGTGGCCTCCGCCACCGACGAGCTCGACAAGTCCGTCGGCGCGGACTACATCGTCAACTCGATGACCGGCCAACCGGTCATGCCGCAGGCCGAGCAGGCCATGCGCGCCAACAAGAACCTCGACCACGTCACCGCCTACCGCGAGGTGCCCGCCAAGATCACGGCCCCCGACGGTTCCACGGTCACCGAGGGCCTGGGCGCCACCGACCCGTCGTACGCCAAGGACATCCGGCGCAAGATGCGGGCCGGGGAGCACGCCGACGCCTACGGTCCGAACGCGATGGCGGTCGGTTCGCTCTACGCCGACGAGCACGGGATCAAGCTCGGCGACACGCTGACGGTCGCCTTCACCGGCGGCAAGACCGTCAAGCTGAAGGTCGCCGCGATCACCGGCGACGAGGGCAACATCGACAAGGGCATGAAGTACGTCTCCACCGCCGTCGCCGAGGCCAACGTCCCGGCCGAGCGGATGCCGCGCCCCTTCATGCTGCTGGCCAGCGCCAAGGCCGGTCAGGGCGACACCGCGTACGCCGAGGTCAAGGCGGGGCTCGCCGAGTACCCGCAGTACAAGGTGCTCAACCAGGCCGACTACAAGCAGGCGCTGAAGGACCAGGTCGGCCAGCTGCTGAACATGGTCTACGGGCTCCTCGCCCTCGCGATCATCGTCGCGGTCCTGGGCGTGGTGAACACCCTGGCCCTGTCGGTGGTCGAGCGGACCCGCGAGATCGGCCTGATGCGCGCCATCGGCCTCTCCCGCCGCCAACTGCGCCGCATGATCCGCCTGGAGTCGGTGGTCATCGCCCTCTTCGGCGCACTCCTCGGCCTCGGCCTGGGCATGGGCTGGGGCGCGACCGCGCAGCAACTCCTCGCCCTCCAGGGCCTGAAGGTCCTGGAGATCCCCTGGCCGACCATCCTCGGGGTGTTCGCCGCGTCGGCCCTGGTGGGCCTGTTCGCCGCACTGGTGCCGGCCTTCCGGGCGGGGCGGATGAACGTATTGAACGCAATCGCCACCGACTAG
- a CDS encoding serine/threonine-protein kinase produces the protein MTDRLIGDRYQLAGILGQGGMGQVWTAYDRRLDRRVAVKLLRPDKVAGPGTVAEELRRRFVRECRVTAQVDHPGLVTVHDAGNDGDELYLVMGYVEGSDLSDHLTAHDPYPWPWAVAVVAQLCSVLSAVHAVPIVHRDLKPRNVMIRPDGTVLVLDLGVASVMDTDTTRLTSTGTPIGSPAYMAPEQAMGGAVGPYTDLYALGVLLYELLSGNVPFAGSTALGVLHRHLYEPPVPVRRLRPEVPHALEAVLLHLLAKDPQDRPGSAQEVYEALTPLLPKHGVPTGHLDPTRPFLRPQAPWPDRPTVPARPDTPPAPPRPDIPGAVDEARTLLDQGRLTQAVDILGGILPAAAAEHGDHSPVVRSLRKQYAATLMDDGQYRRALPELRRLADEFPPGDTQALRFRYDAAQCLEQLGEPAAALAEYRSLLPLFENHYANPDPGLPLEVRRRIAHLLLSLGDRAGAHDTLVRLLFDADRVHGPGHPLPVEIRRTLQWLGQVR, from the coding sequence GTGACCGACCGGCTCATCGGCGACCGCTACCAGCTCGCCGGCATCCTGGGCCAGGGCGGCATGGGCCAGGTCTGGACGGCGTACGACCGCCGGTTGGACCGGCGGGTGGCCGTCAAACTGCTGCGCCCCGACAAGGTCGCGGGGCCCGGCACCGTCGCCGAGGAGCTGCGCCGCCGCTTCGTGCGCGAATGCCGGGTCACGGCCCAGGTCGACCACCCCGGGCTGGTCACCGTGCACGACGCCGGCAACGACGGCGACGAGCTGTACCTGGTCATGGGGTACGTCGAGGGCTCCGACCTGTCCGACCACCTCACGGCACACGACCCCTACCCGTGGCCGTGGGCCGTCGCGGTGGTCGCGCAGCTGTGCTCGGTGCTGTCCGCCGTCCACGCGGTGCCGATCGTGCACCGCGACCTCAAGCCCCGCAACGTGATGATCCGTCCCGACGGCACGGTCCTCGTCCTCGACCTCGGCGTCGCCTCGGTGATGGACACCGACACCACCCGCCTCACCAGCACCGGGACTCCGATCGGCAGCCCCGCCTACATGGCACCCGAACAGGCCATGGGCGGCGCCGTCGGCCCCTACACCGACCTGTACGCCCTCGGCGTGCTGCTGTACGAACTCCTCAGCGGCAACGTGCCCTTCGCCGGGTCCACCGCCCTCGGAGTCCTGCACCGGCACCTGTACGAACCCCCGGTGCCGGTGCGCCGGCTGCGTCCCGAGGTCCCGCACGCCCTGGAGGCCGTGCTCCTGCACCTCCTCGCCAAGGACCCGCAGGACCGACCCGGTTCCGCGCAGGAGGTGTACGAGGCCCTCACCCCGCTGCTGCCCAAGCACGGGGTCCCGACCGGCCACCTCGACCCGACCCGCCCGTTCCTGCGCCCGCAGGCCCCCTGGCCGGACCGCCCGACCGTGCCGGCCCGCCCGGACACGCCGCCCGCCCCGCCCCGGCCGGACATCCCGGGCGCCGTGGACGAGGCCCGCACCCTCCTGGACCAGGGGCGACTCACCCAGGCCGTGGACATCCTCGGCGGCATCCTCCCGGCGGCCGCCGCCGAGCACGGGGACCACTCGCCGGTGGTCCGCTCCCTGCGCAAGCAGTACGCGGCCACGCTGATGGACGACGGCCAGTACCGGCGCGCCCTGCCCGAACTGCGCCGCCTCGCCGACGAGTTCCCGCCCGGGGACACCCAGGCGCTGCGCTTTCGCTACGACGCCGCCCAGTGCCTGGAACAGCTCGGCGAACCGGCCGCCGCCCTCGCCGAGTACCGCTCCCTGCTGCCCCTGTTCGAGAACCACTACGCCAACCCGGACCCCGGCCTGCCCCTGGAGGTCCGCCGCCGGATAGCCCACCTGCTGCTCTCCCTCGGCGACCGGGCGGGCGCCCACGACACCCTGGTCCGCCTCCTCTTCGACGCGGACCGCGTGCACGGCCCGGGCCACCCCCTCCCCGTCGAGATCCGCCGCACCCTCCAGTGGCTGGGCCAGGTCCGCTGA